The genomic segment TGTGCCGGTGGTGATCATCTGCCTGCTCATCCCGTATGCGGCTTTGCCCAGGATGGTGCGGAGTTTTGACATCCTGGCCGACGTGCCGCGGGACCTGGATTCGGCGAAGGGGTTTGAGACCCTGAAGGGACATTTTGACCCCGGCGAGATTTTCCCCACGCAGGTGATGCTGTTGGCGAAGGATGGAGACATCACAGATGAGTTGGGCACGCTTGACGCGGCGGTGAAGGAGGTTCGGCAAATTCCAGGTGTGCTGCGCGTTCGTAGCCTGCTCACGCCGACCGGCGACTCTGACGGCGCGGCGCTGTTCACGGTGGCCGGGCAACTGGCGCTGCTGTCGGACGGCCTGCGCGATGCTGCGGTTGGCCTGGGCGGCGGCCAGGGTGCCCCAGCGACGGGTTCAGATCCCATCGCGCTTGCCGCTGCGATAAATGCGTATCTGGGTCAACTTGGGGAGGCGTATCCGGAGGTCAAGAGCCTGCCTGCCTACAGCGGCGCGGTTGCTGCTGCGCAAGACCTGCAGGCCCAGGTCGCACGCCTGGAGCGGCAAGTGTTGGTAACGGCGCAACTGGAAACGATCGCCGAGAAGGTTGGCATGCTCGCAACTGGTCTGCGGAGCCCACTGCTGACGGCTACGCCGGAGACACTGGGCCAGTACGCGGGGACTCTGGAGATGCTACAGCAGTACCTGATAGGGCTGGGGGAGGCCTACCCATTCGTCAAGACCGAGGAGAGTTACACGAAGGCGCTGGCGGGCGTGCGGGAAATCGCCGCTGCCTGGGAGCAGGTGCAGAAGGGGCTGTTCGTGTCCGGGCAGATTGGCATGATTGCCGACAGCCTGGATGCGCTGGCCAAGAAATTGGATAACCCCGCGTCGCTGATGCAGATGGACACGTCGGCACAGATGGCGGCGCTCCAGGGTTACATGGCCGAGTTGGCCGAGCGGTACACCTGGGTTGTGGCCGATCCTGCCTTTGTGGCGACCGGTGAGCATTTTGCCAAGATGGCCGAGGCGGCGAGCAAACTGCAGGGCGGGCAAGTGCCCATGAGCGATCTGCCGGCCGTGCTCTCGGCACTGAAGGCGGAGGTTACCGGCATGGCCCAGGCCATGCGCAGCCTGGCGGATGCTTTCGCAGCGCGCGACCCGAAGGCGAGTTTCGTGCCGAAGAATCTGCTGGCGGGCATGACGGCCCCAGGGGAACTGGCACGCAAGGTGGAGGACTTCGGGTTGTCGCTGCTGGACCTTCGCGCGGCTTTTGAGGTGAAAGCGCCCGACGCGCGGTACATGGCGACGGGGCTGTCCGCCGGCGCGGGGCCAGATGTGAGCACGTTGGCCGCGGCCGTGAAGGCGCTGGCGACGAGCCTGGCTGAGGTGCAACGCGGGTTTGAGGGCAAGTCGGCCTATCTGTACCCGAAGGCGCTGTTTGCTCTGACTCCGGCAGCGCAGGCTCTGGAGAAGGCGTTCGTGTCGGAGGATGGCACGGCGACGCGGCTGTACGTCATCCTTGAGCCTGAGCCGTATTCCAATGCGGCGCTGGATCTCAGCGCGAAGGTTCGCAAGGTAGCAAGCCAGGCGGTGGAAGGCACGGGGAGCGAAGTTTACATAACAGGAAGTTCGGTCGCCTTCGCCGACATCCGCCAGGTCTCCAATGAGGATTTCGTGAAGGTGCTAGTGCTGATCGCCATCGGTGTGTTCGCGGTGATGATTGCCCTGTTGCGCTCCATCGTGGCGCCTGCGTACCTGGTGCTGACCGTGCTCCTGAGTTACGGATCCACGCTGGGCGTAACCGTATTCGTGTTCCAGATGCTGCTGGGGCAGGAGGGGGTGAACCTGCTGATTCCCACCATCGTGTTGGTGCTGTTGGTGGCTCTGGGAGCGGACTACAACATCTTCCTCATGTCGCGCGTGCGCGAGGAGACTGAGTCGGCCGAGTTTTTGGAGGGGCTAATCGCCGCCACGTCCCGAACGGGCGCGATTATCACATCGTGCGGCATTGTGCTGGCGGGCACGTTCGCGACGATGATGCTTTCGCCCATGACGATGCTGTTCCAGGTGGGCGCCAGCGTGGCCTTCGGCGTGCTGTTGGATACGTTCGTGATACGGGGAATCCTGGTGCCGGGCATCGCCAGACTGCTCCGTGAGCGCAACTGGTGGCCTTCCAAGAGGTAGGCGACCAAACAGCGGTGCCTTGCAAGAACAGAAGAGGGACACGCCCACGGGCATGTCCCTCTTTGCTTTGCCTGGCGAGGTCAGTGGGGCTCCGGCGGCGTGTCCGTGCCCGGTCTGTGGTTGGAGTTCCCCTCGGGCAGGTCTAGCGGCGGGAGGTCCTCCAGGGACTTCAAGCCAAAGTACTGGAGAAACTCAAAGGTTGTCCCGTATAGAATCGGCCTGCCCGCTTGCTCCAATCGGCCGACTTCTTCCACCAACCCCCTGGAGACCAGGGTTCGCAGGACTCCGTCGCAATTGACGCCTCGGATGGCTTCCAGGGCCGCGCGCGTTATCGGCTGCCGATAGGCGATGATGGCCAGCGTCTCCAGCGCAGGCTGCGTCAGTTTCCCACTCAGTTCCAGTCCCAAGAATCGCTGGATATAGGGGGCGGCTTCGGGCATGCTGACCAGTTGCACCAGGCTACCCTTGCGCTGGAGGCGAATGCCTCGGGTGGCCAGTTGCCGGTCAAGTGTTTGCAGTGCTTCTTCCACTGCCTCCACGCTGGTCTCCAGGATTTGGGCGATGACATCGGTTGGCGTCGGACGGTCGGCCACGAACAAGAGGCTTTCAATCCGCGCGGGCAGACTGCGGGCAGAATCTTCTGTTGCAGGCACGTGTTCGTTTGTCAGTGTCATGCCTCCGTGGTATGATGTCAAGCCGGTCCTTGTGGAGCGAGTCGTGATGCGAAAACTCTCACTGCTGGCATTGGCGTTGCTTTGCGTTTCCATCGCTGCCTGCAAGCCCCGGGCAGAGGCGACTCCCGCGTGCGGCGCGCCGCCCCAGATTGCTTACTCCGAGGAACTGGCGCAGTCGCTGGACGCGCGGCTGCAGCCTTACCTTCAGGGTCGGACGGGCGAATTCGCCTTGCAGACGACTTCGCAGGAACTCACGTCCTGGATCACCTACACGGCCGCCATGTGGTCTGGGATACCGGCCCGAGATGTGGTGGTCTGGTTTTCGCCCGATCACGTACACTTTAGCGGCGTGATCACCCGCGTGCTCGTGTTCTCGTTTCGGGTTCAGGTCCATGCGCACGTCTCGCTGAGCGGCCAGGCGCTGCAGGTTTCGGTGGAGCAAGCCTGCCTGGCCGGGATTGCATTGCCCGGATGGGCTAGAAACCTGGCGAGTCGCATCATCACCGATACCATCGCGGACACGGGGCCCTACGTGCGGTTGGAGTCGCTGGAAGTCGGCGACCATTCCCTCCGGGCAAGCGGCCGGATTGGCTACTAGGTTTGCGGAGGCTCTGGTGCTGGCGGGGGAGCCTCTTGCGGTGCTGCCTGCGGCTCGGCGGGTGCTGCCTTGGGTGTGGGCGCGACCGGCGCGGGCTGTCGCTTGTCCAGGGGCGGCACGGACATGTGGCGCACCGAGACAATCATCTTGCCCAGTGTCAGGCCCATCTGCTCCTCAATGACCGAGCGGGTGATCTGGCTCATCTCCTCGGTCTTGGCGGGGATGTTGACGTCCTGCGTAGTCTCAATGTCCAGCGTAACGTCCACCCGCTTGCCCCTTGCGGATACGTGCGGTTTCACCGAGACAATCTGGGGCAGTTGGTCCAGGTTGTACTGGAGGCGCTGGGCGACGGATTCCACGGCAATGCGCGCTTCGCCGCCGCTGATCTTCTCCACGCGGACATGCTTGGGGGCAGGGCGTCGCAGTTCTAGCCACAGCAGGACGACGCACAGGGCCGCAACGCCCAAGAGCGCGATGGTCATGAGGAGCCAGCCCTGGAAACTGGAGACATAGGTCTCCAGTGCCAACACGAACTCCCCGGCGACGGTAAGCGCCTGCTTGGGCAGCACGACCACGGCGGCGCTGATGAGGATGATCGCGATCAGCAGCAACACGACGACCACGCGGTTGAAGATATTCATGGTAATCCTCCTGGCCTTTTGATGAAGGCTTCCTGGATTTGATTATACGTCTCCCGTCGGGGTTGTCAACCGGTCTGCGATGGCTCGCTCGCAATGGCAGTGGCGTCAGATGAGCGGCCTTCCGTCCGATGGGGAAAAGCCCATGATCTCGGCGAATCGCTTCGCCAGGCGATTCTGGGCAGAGACAGGGCTTCCGCTGAATCGGATGCGCCCGCCTGCGGCCAAGCCATGGCCTCCTGCACTTCCGCTTCCGGCGACCAGTTGCTGGATAACCTCTCCGGCGTTTAGGTCCGGACTGGTGGTCCGTAGGGAGAGCACGACCTCATCTCCGAAGACCGCGATGCTGAGCACCCACACGGCTCCCTGCAAACGCGCCAGAAGGTCTGCCACTTCGGCCGCCATGTCCGGATGACCGATAGTGTCCAAAGTGGTAACGACGACGTTCCCGTAGAGCCGCGCTCGGCGCAAGGCGCGCCCCATGATGGCGAAGTAGTCGCGGGACAACTGGGCGCGCTCTATGGCTCCGAGGGTCTGCAAGTCGGCGCGTTCGTGGAGGTACAGGTACGCCAGCGCGTCGGCGCGGCTGGCCTCTCGGCTCAACCCCAGGGTGTCGGTTTTGATGCCATAGAACATGGCGGTGGCCAGGGGAGGATGCGGCTCCACGGACATTGCCCACAGGTATCGCGTAACGATCGTTGTCGTCGCGCCGAAACGCGTTTGGACGTCGCGAAACGGGACGGCGACAGTACCAGCGGAAAGGGGGTGGTGATCAATGACGGCTAGGGGAGCAAGGGATGCCGGTAGGATATTGTTGCCGGTTCCCGGCTGTGTGTCCACGAGAAGGGCGGGTTTTTCCACGTCTAGATCGGCGTCGGTGGCGCGTTTGAGCGGGATGCGGAGGAGTTCCACCATGGCGCGGTTTTCGGCTCTGCCGATCATCCCGCCATACAGAATGGTGGCCTGACATTGGAGGGTGGACTCCAACAGCCATGCGAGTCCCCAGGCCGACGCGATGCTGTCAGGGTCTGGGTCGTTGTGGGTCAGGATCACCACGTCGCTGTGGCCGCGGAGGAGGCTCAAGAGGCGCTCCACGCGGCGGCGAACGGTGATGTAGCGTATGGCCTCTCGGTTGGGGGTTCGCCCTCGCATGTGTTGCTCTCCGTCGGATCTCTTGCGAATTGTAGCGATTTGAGGCCGGCACGTCAAAGATACCTTAATTCGCGCCGTGCTCTCGTTCTGCCGTGCAGAATTGACCGCAATGCGATGTCGGGCTACAATGGGCGCGAAGTTCACCTCTGCCGGAATTGACTTGCATGAAAGAGGAGCGCCTCCAAAAGATACTGGCGCGGGCTGGGTACGGCTCTCGCCGAAGTTGTGAAGAACTGATTACCGCGGGTCGGGTTCGTGTGGACGGGAGCGTGGCTGTCCTCGGGCAGAAAGCGGACCCGGACCGGCAGGTGATCACCGTGGACGGCGAGCGCGTGAAGATGCCCGAGACGCTGGTCTATCTGGCGCTGAACAAGCCGCGAGGCTTTCTGTCGGACACGGAGGACGCGCGCGGCCGCAAGACGGTGCTAGACCTGGTGCCACATCAGGGGCATCTTTTCGCCATTGGCAGGCTGGATCTCACCAGCGAGGGCTTGGTGCTTCTGACCAACGACGGGGACTTGGCCAATCGCCTGTTGCACCCTCGCTATGGGCACGAGCGCGAGTATCGGGTGCGGGTGGCAGGCCGTCCGTCGGAGGAAGTCCTCAGGGCGTGGTCGCGAGGCATCCTGCTAGATGGCGTGAAGACGCGACCGGCGCAGGTTAGCATCCTGCGGGCCGAGGGCGGCGACACATGGCTCCGGGTCGTCATGCAGGAAGGCAAGAAGCGGCAGATACGGCGCATCGCGGCGACGCTGGGGCATCCGGTACGGGCGCTGGTGCGGGTGCGCATCGGGCCGGTGCACTTGGGCAGACTTGCGCCGGGGGAATGGCGGGCGCTGACGCCCAAGGAAGTCGCAGCCCTGCGAGAGGCAGTCCGCTCGGACAAGCGAGTCAAGGAAGGCGACGAGGCTTCTGCCGGTCCAAGACGCAAGCGGGGCGGCGGGGAGCGTAGCGCCTGAACGAAATCTGTGTTATGGGGAGTGAAAGTGCCATTACCGTCTATCATCGCCATTGATGGTACCTCTGCTTCGGGCAAAAGCACTATTGGAGGATTGCTGGCGAACCATCTGGGTTATGTGTTCTTTGATACAGGGGTGATGTACCGGGCTGTTACCTGGGTTGCACTGTCGCGAGGGATTCCCATATCGGACGAGGAGGCGATCACGCAACTGGCGCGAGACGTGGTCATCACAGTTGAGCGGCCGCATGTTGACGATGGGCGGCCGTACACGATTCGTGCCGACGGG from the Chloroflexota bacterium genome contains:
- a CDS encoding MMPL family transporter, translated to MFRKLAQFAFQKRWIVVVVWAVLAALMVAFAPPLAKVGITDQEAFLPSGAPSVQAGRLIAEKFPQDSALGDTIVFFRAAGLTDADLTYARNVEDWLRSPDAPSEVSKVISVFTNPELEPMLRSADGTAMLMSVEFSTAVSSAPTHEAVNRIREYLKGSPAGLEVYTAGSASVARDTLETVKRSLDRTTWATIALVVVILLVIYRSPVAALVPLATIGVAYLVSTGVLGFLAQAGVKMSTQMDIFAVVVIFGVGTDYCLFIVSRFREELHRQPTRFEAGVRTMEKIGMVIAASATVVILAFLFLNVASFGMSRTLGTGLAVCIFITLLAGLTLTPALLSVMGTRLFWPFTNEAEHPERGFWHDLAHNVSRNAAWIVPVVIICLLIPYAALPRMVRSFDILADVPRDLDSAKGFETLKGHFDPGEIFPTQVMLLAKDGDITDELGTLDAAVKEVRQIPGVLRVRSLLTPTGDSDGAALFTVAGQLALLSDGLRDAAVGLGGGQGAPATGSDPIALAAAINAYLGQLGEAYPEVKSLPAYSGAVAAAQDLQAQVARLERQVLVTAQLETIAEKVGMLATGLRSPLLTATPETLGQYAGTLEMLQQYLIGLGEAYPFVKTEESYTKALAGVREIAAAWEQVQKGLFVSGQIGMIADSLDALAKKLDNPASLMQMDTSAQMAALQGYMAELAERYTWVVADPAFVATGEHFAKMAEAASKLQGGQVPMSDLPAVLSALKAEVTGMAQAMRSLADAFAARDPKASFVPKNLLAGMTAPGELARKVEDFGLSLLDLRAAFEVKAPDARYMATGLSAGAGPDVSTLAAAVKALATSLAEVQRGFEGKSAYLYPKALFALTPAAQALEKAFVSEDGTATRLYVILEPEPYSNAALDLSAKVRKVASQAVEGTGSEVYITGSSVAFADIRQVSNEDFVKVLVLIAIGVFAVMIALLRSIVAPAYLVLTVLLSYGSTLGVTVFVFQMLLGQEGVNLLIPTIVLVLLVALGADYNIFLMSRVREETESAEFLEGLIAATSRTGAIITSCGIVLAGTFATMMLSPMTMLFQVGASVAFGVLLDTFVIRGILVPGIARLLRERNWWPSKR
- the scpB gene encoding SMC-Scp complex subunit ScpB, producing the protein MTLTNEHVPATEDSARSLPARIESLLFVADRPTPTDVIAQILETSVEAVEEALQTLDRQLATRGIRLQRKGSLVQLVSMPEAAPYIQRFLGLELSGKLTQPALETLAIIAYRQPITRAALEAIRGVNCDGVLRTLVSRGLVEEVGRLEQAGRPILYGTTFEFLQYFGLKSLEDLPPLDLPEGNSNHRPGTDTPPEPH
- the amaP gene encoding alkaline shock response membrane anchor protein AmaP; amino-acid sequence: MNIFNRVVVVLLLIAIILISAAVVVLPKQALTVAGEFVLALETYVSSFQGWLLMTIALLGVAALCVVLLWLELRRPAPKHVRVEKISGGEARIAVESVAQRLQYNLDQLPQIVSVKPHVSARGKRVDVTLDIETTQDVNIPAKTEEMSQITRSVIEEQMGLTLGKMIVSVRHMSVPPLDKRQPAPVAPTPKAAPAEPQAAPQEAPPPAPEPPQT
- a CDS encoding DHH family phosphoesterase, with translation MRGRTPNREAIRYITVRRRVERLLSLLRGHSDVVILTHNDPDPDSIASAWGLAWLLESTLQCQATILYGGMIGRAENRAMVELLRIPLKRATDADLDVEKPALLVDTQPGTGNNILPASLAPLAVIDHHPLSAGTVAVPFRDVQTRFGATTTIVTRYLWAMSVEPHPPLATAMFYGIKTDTLGLSREASRADALAYLYLHERADLQTLGAIERAQLSRDYFAIMGRALRRARLYGNVVVTTLDTIGHPDMAAEVADLLARLQGAVWVLSIAVFGDEVVLSLRTTSPDLNAGEVIQQLVAGSGSAGGHGLAAGGRIRFSGSPVSAQNRLAKRFAEIMGFSPSDGRPLI
- a CDS encoding rRNA pseudouridine synthase; translated protein: MKEERLQKILARAGYGSRRSCEELITAGRVRVDGSVAVLGQKADPDRQVITVDGERVKMPETLVYLALNKPRGFLSDTEDARGRKTVLDLVPHQGHLFAIGRLDLTSEGLVLLTNDGDLANRLLHPRYGHEREYRVRVAGRPSEEVLRAWSRGILLDGVKTRPAQVSILRAEGGDTWLRVVMQEGKKRQIRRIAATLGHPVRALVRVRIGPVHLGRLAPGEWRALTPKEVAALREAVRSDKRVKEGDEASAGPRRKRGGGERSA